In Rhinatrema bivittatum chromosome 1, aRhiBiv1.1, whole genome shotgun sequence, a single genomic region encodes these proteins:
- the LOC115092950 gene encoding claudin-22-like, with the protein MAFMNRTNTQLSGLLLTLCGWVLSCVTTYVPLWKNLNLDLNELEIWTMGLWQVCVVQDEGGIQCKDYDSFLALPSELRISRILMFLANGLGALGLLFLSLGLDCLKFGEGKQELKKRLLFLGGIFSWASGLTTLAPVSWVAYITVQEFWDETIPEIVPRWEFGEALFMGWFGGFFLICGGTLLICTACSTDIQQPSSVHYKPTDIQDHCLNLEPKYPDLKI; encoded by the coding sequence ATGGCTTTCATGAACAGGACTAATACACAGCTAAGTGGACTTTTATTAACTTTGTGTGGATGGGTTTTATCCTGTGTCACTACCTATGTACCTCTGTGGAAGAACCTCAACTTGGATTTAAATGAATTAGAGATCTGGACCATGGGACTTTGGCAAGTTTGTGTAGTCCAGGATGAAGGAGGAATACAATGTAAGGACTACGATTCCTTTTTGGCTCTTCCTTCAGAACTCAGGATTTCCCGGATTTTGATGTTTCTAGCCAACGGATTAGGGGCTCTTGGCCTTCTGTTCTTAAGTTTAGGGTTGGACTGTTTAAAGTTTGGAGAAGGAAAACAGGAGCTAAAGAAACGACTGCTTTTTCTTGGAGGGATATTCTCCTGGGCATCGGGACTAACAACTCTAGCCCCAGTTTCTTGGGTTGCATATATTACAGTACAGGAATTTTGGGATGAGACCATTCCAGAGATTGTTCCCAGGTGGGAGTTTGGGGAAGCATTATTCATGGGATGGTTTGGAGGATTTTTCCTTATATGTGGTGGCACATTACTTATTTGCACAGCCTGTTCTACTGACATCCAACAACCATCATCTGTGCATTATAAACCCACTGATATTCAAGATCATTGTCTAAACTTGGAACCAAAATATCCTGACCTGAAAATCTAA
- the LOC115080040 gene encoding putative claudin-24 translates to MLVNRIKMQFCSIFFSLLGCVLSCVTTYVPLWKNLNLDLNELEIWTMGLWQVCVVQDEGGMECKDYDSFLALPSELRISRILMFLANGLGVLGLLISIFGLDCLKIGEGKQELKKRLLILGGIFFWMSGLTTLAPVSWVAYSTVEEFWDETIPEIVPRWEFGEAMFMGWFGGFFLLLGGCLQICAACCTDTQQTFPVHYVPAKLQDHCVYLEPKYPDLKI, encoded by the coding sequence ATGCTGGTTAACAGAATTAAGATGCAGTTTTGttcaatctttttctctctccttggaTGTGTTTTATCCTGTGTTACTACCTACGTACCTCTGTGGAAGAACCTCAACTTGGATTTAAATGAATTGGAGATCTGGACCATGGGACTTTGGCAAGTTTGTGTGGTCCAAGATGAAGGAGGAATGGAGTGTAAGGATTATGACTCGTTCTTGGCTCTTCCTTCAGAGCTCAGGATTTCCCGGATTTTGATGTTTCTAGCCAACGGATTGGGGGTTCTCGGCCTCCTGATCTCAATCTTTGGTTTGGACTGTTTGAAGATTGGAGAGGGAAAACAGGAGCTAAAGAAACGACTGCTGATTCTTGGAGGGATATTTTTCTGGATGTCCGGACTAACAACTCTAGCCCCAGTTTCTTGGGTGGCGTACAGTACAGTGGAAGAATTTTGGGATGAGACCATCCCAGAGATTGTCCCCAGGTGGGAATTTGGGGAAGCAATGTTCATGGGATGGTTTGGAggattctttcttctgcttggaGGCTGCTTGCAAATTTGTGCAGCCTGTTGTACTGACACTCAACAAACATTTCCTGTGCACTATGTACCCGCAAAACTTCAAGATCACTGTGTATACTTGGAACCCAAATATCCAGACCTGAAAATCTAA